The nucleotide window TCGTACAAACTTCGTCCACGTGCCACCGGGAACCCCGTCGGGGTTCCCGGTGACGCAGCTCTTCAGCAATGAGCGGCGAGAATTTCATGTTCCACGCCCGAAGCGTGTCGTGGCTGACTTCAATACCGCGCTCTTGGAGCAGCTCCTGCACATCCCGGTAGCTGAGCGGGAAGCGGTGGTACAGCCATATCACGTGCTGGATGACGCTGATTGGAAAGCGGTGGCGATAGGGCACGGGGTCAGTCGCGGACCCACCCTACCGGATAACCTGACAGAACCGTTGGATGTTCTCTACGGCAGAGTCAGCGAAGTCTAATTTGCGTGAATGCTTGAGATCAAGCATTCACGCAAATTAGACTTAGTATAGATGCGTTCCTTCCCTCTCCTGCACAAACACCTTCAGCAGCTGACAGCTTCATGTATTGAGCCGAACTGTGGGAAACCGGTCGTGTCACACACTCTTGATACCTGCATACATCGGTCACGCTTGGCTTTCATCGTGTAAGCGTGGTGGCGCGCTCCCGCACTGGGGCTACGCCCCGGTTCCCTGTCCCCAACGTATGCAGATATGAACAGGGCTATGGTGTACAGATGCATCCATCTCCTCTCTCGCAGGTGCCGTGGTGGCAGGACGCCGTGGTGTATCAAGTCTATCCGCGCAGCTTTCAGGACAGCGACGGCGACGGTGTAGGCGATCTGCGCGGCGTGATCTCTCGGCTCGCGTATCTGCAGCGGCTGGGCATCGACGTGATCTGGCTGTCACCGATCTTCGCGTCTCCCAATGACGACAACGGCTACGACATCAGCGACTACCGCGCTATTTTGCCGGAGTTCGGCACGCTCGCCGATTTCCAGGAGTTGCTGGCGAAGGCCCACGACTATGGCCTGAAGGTTATGCTTGATCTGGTCGTCAACCATTCCAGCGATCAGCATCCGTGGTTTGTGGAGGCCCGCACCGATCCACAGTCCGAAAAACGCGACTACTACATCTGGAAGAAGCCGGTGGACGGCGGCCTGCCGACCCGCTGGCAGGCGTATTTTGGCGGCCCGGTCTGGGAACTGGACGAGGCATCGGGGGAGTACTATCTGCACCTATTCAGCCCCCATCAGCCTGATCTGAACTGGGAGAACCCCGCCCTGCGACATGAAATCTACGGCATGATGCGCTTCTGGATGGACCTCGGTATCGACGGCTGGCGCATGGATACCATCAACATGCTCTCAAAGGACCCAGCCTATCTGGAAGGTGATCCGATTCCCGGCACCACCCTGACCAATGGCTGGCCGCATTTCCTGAATGGACCGCAGATTCACACCTACCTTCAGGAAATGCACCACGAGGTCCTGGCCCACTATGACGTGATGACGGTGGGCGAGACGCCGGAGGTCAGCCCGCAGGTGGGATCGCTCTATAGCCACCCAGCGCGGCATGAACTGAACATGGTGTTCCACTTCGAGCATGTCTTTCTGGGTGACGGCGAGCGTGGGAAATGGAGCGACGGCCCCTGGACGCTGCCAGAACTCAAACAGATCTTAGCCCGCTGGCAGGTCGAGTTGCATGGCCGAGGCTGGAACAGTCTGTACTGGGACAACCACGATCAGCCGCGCGCCGTGTCGCGCTTCGGTCATGACCGCGACTACCGGGTGCCGAGTGCCAAGCTGCTCGCGACGATCCTGCTGTTCATGCAGGGCACGCCGTACATCTACCAGGGTCAGGAACTCGGCATGACCAACGTGAAGTTCGAGAGTGTGGAACACTACCGCGATCTGGAGAGTCTGAACGGGGCAAAGGAACTCCGTGAACAGCATGGCTGGGACGACGCGCGGATTCCGGCGGCCTTGCATGCACGCAGCCGTGACAACGCCCGCACGCCGATGCACTGGACAACGGGGCGAAACGCCGGATTCAGTAGCGGCACGCCCTGGATCGGGGTCAATCCTAACTTCCTGCAGATCAATGCCGAGCAGGCCGAAGCCGACCCAGACTCGGTGTGGCATCACTATCGTCGCACCATCGCCCTGCGAAAGTCGCTGCCAGTGGTGCGGGACGGCACTTTCGAACTGCTGGCAGCTGATCATCCCACGCTGTTCGCCTACGTGCGGCGTAGTGGCCAAACCCAACTGCTGGTGATAGGCCACTTCTCGGAGCAGAGAGGGAGCTACGTGCTGCCCGAAGGATTCGCGGACGGTGAGGTGATCAGCAACAATCTGACGCACCTTGAGGTCCAGGACGGGGAACTGACGTTGCAGCCGTATCAGGCTGTCGTGATCCAGGGGAACTGAGCGAAGCGTTCCTCAGGGCTGCAGCTTCATCCTGCCGTGGTCTCGTCCTATGAGTTCTGAAGCGTCTGGGGATCCTGGTGTCGGTGGCCAAAGCAGTGTCCGCAATGGTGAGGCCACCGACACGCCTGCACCTGTCGCCTGGCACTTCAATGAAGCTCTTCGAGCGTCGGAACTGCCAGTTCCGTGCAGATCGCGTTCCAATCAGTTTCCTCAGTGAAGGCCTGTCAACGAGGAGGCCTGATCATCTAGACGCTTATGGATACCTGCATGCGTTGGTCACGCTCTGTTGCCATGACGCA belongs to Deinococcus ruber and includes:
- a CDS encoding glycoside hydrolase family 13 protein; this translates as MHPSPLSQVPWWQDAVVYQVYPRSFQDSDGDGVGDLRGVISRLAYLQRLGIDVIWLSPIFASPNDDNGYDISDYRAILPEFGTLADFQELLAKAHDYGLKVMLDLVVNHSSDQHPWFVEARTDPQSEKRDYYIWKKPVDGGLPTRWQAYFGGPVWELDEASGEYYLHLFSPHQPDLNWENPALRHEIYGMMRFWMDLGIDGWRMDTINMLSKDPAYLEGDPIPGTTLTNGWPHFLNGPQIHTYLQEMHHEVLAHYDVMTVGETPEVSPQVGSLYSHPARHELNMVFHFEHVFLGDGERGKWSDGPWTLPELKQILARWQVELHGRGWNSLYWDNHDQPRAVSRFGHDRDYRVPSAKLLATILLFMQGTPYIYQGQELGMTNVKFESVEHYRDLESLNGAKELREQHGWDDARIPAALHARSRDNARTPMHWTTGRNAGFSSGTPWIGVNPNFLQINAEQAEADPDSVWHHYRRTIALRKSLPVVRDGTFELLAADHPTLFAYVRRSGQTQLLVIGHFSEQRGSYVLPEGFADGEVISNNLTHLEVQDGELTLQPYQAVVIQGN